Proteins from a genomic interval of Cucumis melo cultivar AY chromosome 7, USDA_Cmelo_AY_1.0, whole genome shotgun sequence:
- the LOC103494771 gene encoding mitochondrial zinc maintenance protein 1, mitochondrial, whose translation MKGEVLSAYRSLLRATKKSFAGDTLMLTESASEIRRKFQESRHVTSEAEIRKLLDEAREASHFISNMIVQAKRTSRGGYEMKPRKDHAGATLEVPSEELLRKSK comes from the exons ATGAAAGGGGAAGTTCTAAGCGCCTACAGATCGTTGCTCAGGGCAACCAAAAAGTCCTTCGCCGGCGACACCTTGATGCTGACCGAGTCGGCCTCCGAGATACGCCGGAAGTTTCAAGAGAGCCGCCACGTGACCTCCGAGGCTGAGATTCGGAAACTGCTCGATGAAGCTCGGGAGGCCTCCCATTTCATCTCCAATATGATCGTTCAGGCCAAGCGTACTTCTCGCGGCGGCTATG AAATGAAACCGCGTAAAGATCATGCTGGTGCAACACTAGAAGTTCCTTCTGAAGAGCTTCTACGCAAATCTAAATGA
- the LOC103494772 gene encoding uncharacterized protein LOC103494772 → MSRRPLDSRHSIDSCTLKFHGWTPFHLPKTLDSDPHNTSAPTNSKPHYSSTPIHTKRPCLSDRTTSFNVDAIDMSALSLIDDDKPSIPPARSFRLIARKRRRRGSRSVSGRSSDRSGTRRCCSVGASAAHGTCSDFPLAVGTDSSGELFVNGDANWSSDVSEAKNSRREREEKDHLGSGFVSSNGGFDAQGNESGYGSEPGYRGDGEFGYGDEIDEEDEDARLLLWGERLGDSRMEIVGENTFADQKSHHRCRRKKHECRMVDALR, encoded by the exons ATGTCTCGCAGACCCCTAGATTCCCGCCATTCAATTGACTCCTGTACCCTCAAATTCCATGGTTGGACCCCTTTCCACCTCCCCAAAACCCTAGATTCCGACCCCCATAACACCTCTGCTCCCACTAACTCTAAACCCCACTACTCTTCCACTCCCATCCACACCAAACGCCCTTGTCTCTCTGATCGCACTACCTCTTTTAATGTCGACGCCATTGACATGTCTGCCCTCAGTTTGATCGACGACGACAAGCCTTCTATTCCTCCTGCCCGTAGCTTCCGATTGATTGCTAGGAAGCGACGTCGGCGTGGTTCTAGGTCTGTTTCTGGCCGGAGTAGTGATCGGAGTGGGACTAGACGGTGCTGCTCTGTTGGGGCTTCCGCGGCTCATGGGACTTGCTCCGATTTCCCTCTCGCGGTTGGGACTGATTCGAGTGGAGAGTTGTTTGTTAATGGGGATGCCAATTGGTCTTCGGATGTGAGTGAAGCCAAGAATTCGAGGAGGGAGAGAGAGGAGAAGGATCATTTGGGTTCTGGGTTTGTTTCATCTAATGGTGGTTTTGATGCTCAGGGGAATGAGTCTGGATATGGTAGTGAGCCTGGTTATCGTGGTGATGGTGAATTTGGATATGGTGATGAGATCGATGAGGAGGATGAGGATGCTAGATTACTGTTGTGGGGTGAACGACTTGGAG ATTCCAGAATGGAAATTGTAGGCGAGAACACATTTGCAGATCAGAAATCACACCACAGATGTCGCCGTAAGAAGCACGAATGTAGAATGGTTGATGCCCTGAGGTGA